The following proteins are encoded in a genomic region of Desulfomonile tiedjei:
- a CDS encoding PAS domain-containing protein, translated as VNHELQAKVDELSWANNDMKNLLNSTDIATLFLDDALHVRRFTTQASSIIKLIAGDVGRPVTDIASDLDYPGLAADAREVLRTLVFIEKQAVTGDGRWFLVRIMPYRTLENRIDGVVITFSNITAAKTLEIQLRQTRSEMEKRMTKGTP; from the coding sequence CGGTCAACCACGAACTGCAAGCCAAGGTGGACGAGCTGTCGTGGGCCAACAACGACATGAAGAACCTGCTCAACAGCACCGACATCGCCACGCTGTTTCTGGACGACGCGCTCCACGTGCGCCGCTTCACCACCCAGGCCAGCAGCATCATCAAGCTGATCGCCGGCGACGTGGGCCGCCCAGTCACCGACATCGCCAGCGACCTGGACTATCCGGGGCTGGCCGCGGATGCGCGCGAGGTCCTGCGCACCCTGGTCTTCATCGAAAAGCAGGCCGTCACCGGCGACGGGCGCTGGTTTCTGGTGCGCATCATGCCCTACCGCACCCTGGAGAACCGGATCGACGGCGTGGTGATCACCTTTTCGAACATCACCGCGGCCAAGACCTTGGAGATCCAACTGCGCCAGACCCGCTCGGAGATGGAAAAACGCATGACCAAAGGCACGCCATGA
- a CDS encoding PAS domain-containing protein has translation MKKERTASSDAAALRRRAEALLRAATKKGAPARTPADTQRLVHELQVHQIELEMQNEELRESRAQVEAGLERYTDLYDFAPVGYLTLGRDGAIRQVNLTASLLLGVARAQLAGRRLGLFLGDSDRAGLSAFLKKVFASQAKEVCEAALLKEDQSPRHVQITASVSQDGQECRLVMEDITARRQAEAETRRLASFPMLNPRPVVEVDVAGRVHYCNPSAERMLPGLREHGPSHPWLADWEAVIDQLREGPDKSLVREVPVDEKWYQQTIHFVDDDQRLRIYGADITARKQAGEALLKAYAEVEKRVVERTTELVLANKEVQDQAMRLEEANAALKVLLKQREADKSELEEKVLLNVNQLIFPYLEKLKQRKLDAKVKAYIEILEANLKEIVSPLARNLTSKLLRLSHTELEVSNLVQQGKNTKDIAETMHLAESTIDFHRNNIRAKLGVKNKRIGLRTYLSSLR, from the coding sequence ATGAAAAAAGAGCGCACCGCATCTTCGGACGCCGCCGCCCTGCGCCGCAGGGCCGAAGCGCTGCTGCGGGCGGCGACCAAGAAAGGCGCTCCGGCCCGGACGCCGGCCGATACGCAGCGGCTCGTGCACGAACTGCAAGTGCATCAGATCGAGCTGGAGATGCAAAACGAAGAGTTGCGGGAGTCGCGCGCCCAGGTCGAGGCCGGGCTGGAGCGCTATACCGACCTCTACGATTTTGCCCCGGTGGGCTACTTGACGCTTGGCCGCGACGGCGCGATCCGCCAAGTGAATCTGACCGCCTCGCTTCTTCTGGGTGTGGCGCGCGCTCAACTCGCGGGCCGCCGTTTGGGGCTCTTTCTCGGCGATTCGGACCGCGCCGGCCTCAGCGCCTTCCTGAAGAAAGTGTTTGCAAGCCAGGCCAAGGAGGTGTGCGAGGCAGCGCTGCTGAAGGAAGATCAATCGCCGCGCCACGTGCAAATCACGGCCAGCGTGTCCCAGGACGGACAGGAATGCCGCCTCGTGATGGAAGATATCACCGCGCGCCGGCAGGCGGAGGCCGAAACACGGCGTCTGGCCAGCTTTCCCATGCTCAACCCCCGGCCCGTCGTCGAAGTGGATGTGGCCGGGCGCGTGCATTACTGCAATCCCAGCGCCGAGCGGATGCTGCCCGGCCTTCGCGAGCACGGACCGAGTCACCCGTGGCTGGCGGATTGGGAAGCGGTGATAGACCAACTGCGCGAGGGGCCGGACAAGTCCCTGGTGCGGGAAGTGCCGGTGGACGAGAAGTGGTACCAGCAGACGATTCATTTCGTGGACGATGACCAACGCCTTCGCATCTACGGGGCGGACATCACCGCCCGCAAGCAGGCCGGCGAAGCGTTGCTCAAAGCGTATGCCGAAGTGGAAAAGCGGGTGGTCGAGCGAACGACGGAACTCGTCCTGGCGAATAAAGAGGTCCAAGACCAGGCCATGCGGCTGGAGGAAGCCAACGCGGCTTTGAAGGTTTTGCTCAAGCAAAGAGAAGCGGACAAAAGCGAACTCGAAGAAAAAGTGTTGTTGAACGTCAACCAACTGATTTTTCCTTATCTGGAAAAACTAAAGCAGAGAAAATTGGACGCCAAAGTAAAAGCCTATATAGAGATCCTGGAAGCCAATCTCAAGGAAATCGTGTCGCCCCTGGCGCGCAACTTAACGTCCAAATTACTACGCCTTTCGCATACCGAACTTGAAGTGTCCAATCTGGTGCAGCAGGGAAAGAATACCAAAGATATTGCGGAAACCATGCATTTGGCGGAGAGCACCATCGATTTCCACCGCAACAATATCCGGGCCAAGCTGGGGGTGAAGAATAAGCGTATCGGTCTGCGAACCTATTTGTCTTCGCTGAGATAG